The Malus domestica chromosome 06, GDT2T_hap1 genome has a segment encoding these proteins:
- the LOC103453366 gene encoding GDT1-like protein 1, chloroplastic yields the protein MRSITLSDSVLGVHSPPSPFPKPPKPPLLCSSCYLLSFKLRSKKLISKLSLPNLTLVSSRCSRKWNAADTSEEWIGRLLRTSEHPDGLELQYLNRKKCRVTTEPFHVVDDYEALDIVLAKENSKADSHMDREMHISYNPFSHFWKAIMLCGFLALQGSEPAFAVSDLASGLPSIPFLGNLGDLSTGFASAFLLIFFSELGDKTFFIAALLAARNSAPVVFIGTFGALAAMTIISVVLGRTFHYVDEILPFRFGETDLPIDDIAAVLLLVYFGVSTLRDATSSDGMKAEDEQREAELAVSEFSGNGSGILAAASTAASTFLLVFVAEWGDKSFFSTIALAAASSPLGVIGGALAGHGVATLLAVLGGSLLGTFLSEKAIAYVGGVLFLVFAAVTLVEIVS from the exons ATGCGGAGCATAACTCTCTCGGACAGCGTTTTGGGGGTGCACTCGCCGCCTTCGCCATTTCCAAAACCTCCAAAGCCGCCATTGTTATGTTCATCCTGTTACTTGCTTTCTTTCAAATTGCGCTCGAAGAAGCTCATTTCCAAGCTTTCTCTCCCAAACCTAACTCTCGTTTCATCCAG GTGTTCAAGAAAGTGGAATGCGGCAGACACCTCCGAGGAATGGATTGGACGTCTTTTACGAACTTCTGAACATCCAGATGGCCTT GAGTTACAGTACCTTAATCGCAAGAAATGTCGGGTGACCACAGAACCATTTCATGTTGTGGATGATTACGAGGCTTTAGATATAGTCCTTGCAAAGGAAAACTCAAAAGCGGATAGTCACATGGACAGAGAGATGCACATTTCTTATAATCCATTCTCTCATTTTTGGAAGGCTATCATGCTGTGTGGATTTCTTGCACTTCAAGGCTCTGAACCTGCATTTGCTGTTTCTGATCTTGCAAGTGGGTTGCCCTCAATTCCTTTTTTGGGGAACCTTGGCGATCTTAGCACAGGTTTTGCTTCA GCATTTTTGCTCATCTTTTTCTCGGAACTAGGGGACAAGACCTTCTTTATTGCG GCGCTTTTAGCAGCTAGGAATTCAGCTCCAGTTGTTTTTATTGGGACTTTTGGCGCACTTGC GGCAATGACCATCATATCTGTTGTTCTTGGACGAACTTTTCACTATGTCGATGAAATCCTACCATTCAG ATTTGGCGAGACTGATCTACCCATTGATGATATTGCTGCAGTTTTGCTCTTG GTTTACTTTGGAGTTTCAACTTTGCGTGATGCCACCTCAAGTGATGGTATGAAAGCAGAAGATGAACAGAGGGAG GCAGAGCTAGCTGTTTCAGAGTTTTCAGGAAATGGTTCCGGAATACTAGCTGCTGCTAGCACTGCCGCTAGCACCTTCCTTCTAGTTTTTGTTGCTGAATGGGGAGACAAATCATTTTTCTCCACAATCG CACTTGCTGCAGCCTCTTCACCCCTTGGAGTCATCGGGGGAGCGCTAGCTGGTCACGGTGTTGCAACTTTG CTTGCTGTTTTGGGGGGTTCTTTACTGGGCACATTCTTATCAGAGAAG GCCATTGCGTACGTCGGAGGCGTTCTTTTTCTGGTGTTTGCAGCTGTAACACTGGTTGAGATTGTAAGTTAA
- the LOC103450918 gene encoding disease resistance response protein 206-like, giving the protein MEARSSSVLIFFFMFLAISSAFPKHKDKYKPCKHLVLFFHDIIYNGKNAANATSAIVAAPQGSNLTILAPNFHFGNIAVFDDPITLDNNLHSKPVGRAQGMYMYDTKNTFTAWLGFSFYLNSTDYQGTINFIGADPILIKYREISVVGGTGDFFMHRGVATIDTDSYEGEVYFRLKVDIKFYECW; this is encoded by the coding sequence ATGGAAGCAAGAAGTTCCTCGGTTctaatattcttcttcatgttcCTCGCTATATCTTCAGCCTTCCCAAAACACAAAGACAAGTACAAACCATGCAAGCACTTGGTGCTATTCTTCCATGACATTATCTACAATGGAAAAAATGCTGCCAATGCTACATCTGCGATTGTGGCAGCCCCTCAAGGATCCAACCTAACCATCTTGGCACCGAATTTTCATTTCGGGAACATAGCGGTTTTCGATGACCCCATTACCCTCGACAACAATCTGCACTCCAAGCCTGTGGGCAGGGCACAAGGGATGTACATGTATGATACAAAGAACACATTCACTGCTTGGCTTGGCTTCTCATTTTATCTAAACAGCACAGACTACCAAGGCACAATAAATTTCATCGGAGCCGACCCCATTTTGATTAAATATAGGGAGATATCCGTCGTGGGTGGCACCGGGGACTTTTTCATGCACCGGGGAGTTGCAACCATAGACACGGATTCATATGAAGGTGAAGTCTACTTCAGGCTCAAGGTGGATATCAAGTTCTATGAGTGTTGGTAA
- the LOC103451859 gene encoding uncharacterized protein, giving the protein MNSLIIRRNLAESIKRLKLSQRALCTDAAAKVSSSNGAQPGNGRVAQPIFSNKSNPYDIAIVGGGMVGMALACSLAKMPLTKHLKVAIIDSNPAVSNGLSIKKEDPPDPRVSTVTPVTISLFKDIGAWKYVEQNRHAYFDQMQVWDYTGLGYTRYDARDVHKDSLGCVVENKVLHSSLLSCMQNTDFQKTIYPSRLSTMTLQPRNLSMGVGSTSSGLNEQGNLAKLDLIDGNSLYAKLVVGADGSKSRVRELAGFKTTGWSYSQNAIICTVEHSVENRCAWQRFLPAGPIALLPIGDNFSNIVWTMKPKEATDRKLKAEDEFVKDVNYALDYGFGPHPGSSTSGGGGIFSLFTNANLSANDCFKVPPKVLKLVSERMVFPLSLMHANNYASKHVVLIGDAAHTVHPLAGQGVNLGFGDAFALSRIISEGIAVGRDIAEVSLLKKYEAERKSANVTMMAILDGFQKAYSVDFGPLNVIRAAAFNGAQYFPPLKRSIISYASGDQRLPIFS; this is encoded by the exons ATGAACAG CTTGATTATCAGAAGAAATCTTGCTGAAAGTatcaaaagattgaagctttCTCAAAGGGCTTTGTGTACGGACGCAGCAGCAAAAGTTTCCAGCTCCAATGGTGCCCAACCCGGCAAT GGCCGTGTGGCGCAGCCGATTTTTTCGAATAAAAGCAATCCGTATGACATTGCTATTGTTGGAGGAGGGATGGTTGGCATGGCTCTTGCTTGTTCCTTGG CAAAAATGCCGTTGACAAAGCACTTGAAAGTTGCCATCATTGATAGCAATCCCGCAGTATCAAATGGGCTTAGCATCAAGAAAGAAGACCCCCCTGATCCAAGGGTCAGTACAGTAACACCTGTGACCATATCTCTCTTCAAAG ATATTGGCGCTTGGAAATATGTGGAACAGAATAGACATGCATATTTTGATCAAATGCAG GTTTGGGACTATACTGGCTTAGGATATACAAGGTACGATGCAAGAGATGTACATAAAGATTCTCTGGG GTGTGTAGTGGAGAATAAAGTACTGCACAGTTCTCTATTGTCATGTATGCAG AATACAGATTTCCAGAAGACTATCTACCCTTCCAGATTGTCCACAATGACTTTACAGCCAAGGAACTTATCCATGGGGGTGGGAAGCACATCATCTGGATTGAATGAGCAGGGGAACTTAGCAAAGCTTGATCTAATTGACGGCAACAGTCTATATGCAAAGTTGGTG GTTGGAGCTGATGGGTCCAAGTCACGTGTTAGAGAGTTGGCAGGATTTAAGACAACCGGATGGAGTTACTCACAGAATGCAATCATTTGTACTGTTGAACATAGTGTGGAAAACCGATGTGCATGGCAACGCTTTCTACCTGCTGGGCCAATTGCACTTTTGCCAATAGGTGATAATTTCAGCAATATTGTTTGGACTATGAAACCGAAAGAAGCAACTGACCGTAAATTAAAGGCTGAGGATGAATTTGTGAAAGATGTCAATTATGCTCTGGATTATGGATTTGGTCCACATCCTGGGTCAAGCACCTCAGGAGGTGGAGgcatattttctttgtttacaAACGCGAATTTATCTGCCAACGATTGCTTCAAGGTTCCACCGAAAGTGTTGAAGTTGGTGTCTGAAAGAATGGTGTTTCCATTGTCTTTGATGCATGCCAACAACTACGCGTCAAAGCATGTGGTTCTAATCGGCGATGCAGCACATACCGTTCACCCTTTGGCTGGACAAGGGGTGAATTTGGGTTTTGGAGACGCGTTTGCTCTTTCAAGAATCATTTCGGAGGGAATTGCAGTGGGAAGAGATATTGCCGAG GTATCGTTGTTGAAGAAATACGAAGCAGAGCGGAAATCAGCAAATGTCACAATGATGGCAATCCTGGACGGGTTCCAGAAGGCTTACTCCGTTGATTTCGGTCCTTTAAATGTTATTCGGGCAGCTGCATTCAATGGAGCACAGTACTTCCCACCCCTTAAGAGGAGTATTATTTCATACGCATCAGGGGATCAAAGATTGCCAATTTTCTCTTAG